One Cucumis sativus cultivar 9930 chromosome 1, Cucumber_9930_V3, whole genome shotgun sequence DNA segment encodes these proteins:
- the LOC101218565 gene encoding VIN3-like protein 1 isoform X2, translated as MSELSKTSSRMIKKQEMKKTSSSLNSRSASRKQHRKIENPIRMPAASEQCLHSGISSTWVCKNSACRAVLSVDDTFCRRCSCCICHLFDDNKDPSLWLVCSTESEQGDSCGLSCHIECALQRGKVGVVDLGQLMQLDGSYSCASCGKVSGILECWKKHLVVARDARRVDILCYRIYLSYRLLEGTSRFKELHEVIQEAKAKLETEVGPVNGISAKMARGIVCRLAVAGDVQKLCSLAIEKADQWLATVSNPNLKCREDSLPAACKFLFEDIKSSSIVITLVEILNALSNETKGYKLWYSKSREEEYTKEPICVFPRTQRRILISNLQPCTEYTFRIVSYTENGDIGHSEAKCFTKSVEIIHNSHSPAPSIHRKESPVIEESCIRKKGPDNTFIVCSSSRFQVRDLGKILQLARDQGEGCLERLCSANIANGCGVQNGVKPETPEEEQLPPVSPGLDLNVVSVPDLNEELTPPFEYSRDEVNGCTLQQAVEADEDAASHDIEKSGLARSHGSGDSQIWTCGPNGEVPAVDSLTGLCRKRAASTNEETNDCDSTLINGSPLRVANGSCFLDENFEYCVKIIRWLECEGYIKQEFRLKLLTWFSLRSTEQERRVVNTFIQTLIDEPSSLAGQLVDSFSDIISCKKPRNGFCSIYS; from the exons ATGTCTGAACTTTCAAAGACAAGCAGTAGAATGATTAAGAAacaagagatgaagaaaactTCGTCCAGTTTAAATAGTCGGTCTGCTAGTAGAAAGCAACACAGGAAGATAGAAAATCCAATTCGCATGCCTGCAGCTTCTGAGCAATGTCTACATTCTGGAATTTCAAGTACATGGGTATGCAAAAATTCTGCTTGTAGAGCTGTTTTGTCAGTAGATGATACATTTTGTAGGAGATGCTCTTGCTGTATCTGCCACTTATTTGATGACAACAAGGACCCTAGTCTCTGGCTGGTTTGCTCTACGGAATCGGAACAGGGTGATTCCTGTGGATTATCATGCCATATTGAGTGTGCCCTGCAGCGTGGAAAGGTAGGGGTTGTTGATCTTGGGCAACTAATGCAGCTAGATGGTAGTTACAGCTGTGCTTCTTGTGGAAAAGTTTCTGGGATACTAGA ATGTTGGAAGAAGCATCTAGTTGTGGCAAGAGATGCGCGCCGTGTTGATATTCTCTGTTATAGGATTTATTTAAGTTACAGGCTCCTTGAAGGGACTTCAAGGTTTAAGGAACTGCACGAAGTTATTCAAGAGGCAAAAGCCAAGCTAGAAACTGAAGTAGGTCCAGTAAATGGGATTTCCGCCAAGATGGCTCGTGGTATTGTCTGTAGGCTTGCTGTTGCTGGTGATGTGCAGAAGCTTTGCTCCCTGGCAATTGAAAAAGCAGATCAATGGCTGGCTACAGTATCCAATCCAAATCTGAAGTGCAGAG AAGATTCACTTCCGGCTGCTTGCAAGTTTCTTTTTGAAGACATTAAATCTTCTTCTATTGTGATAACattagttgaaattttgaatgcCTTATCTAATGAGACTAAAGGGTATAAGCTTTGGTATAGTAAGAGCAGAGAAGAAGAATACACAAAAGAACCTATATGTGTCTTTCCTAGAACTCAGAGAAGGATTTTGATATCCAATTTACAACCGTGCACTGAATACACATTCAGAATTGTTTCATATACAGAGAATGGTGACATTGGTCACTCCGAGGCCAAGTGTTTTACAAAGAGTGTGGAAATAATTCACAACTCCCATTCTCCTGCCCCTTCAATTCACAGGAAAGAAAGTCCTGTTATTGAAGAAAGCTGTATCAGGAAGAAGGGTCCAGATAATACATTCATTGTCTGTTCATCTTCAAGATTTCAAGTTCGAGATCTTGGAAAGATTCTGCAACTTGCTAGGGATCAAGGAGAAGGATGTCTTGAGAGGCTTTGTAGTGCTAATATAGCAAATGGTTGTGGAGTGCAGAACGGGGTGAAACCTGAAACTCCGGAAGAGGAGCAGCTACCTCCTGTTTCTCCTGGACTTGATTTAAATGTGGTTTCTGTACCTGATCTGAATGAAGAACTAACTCCTCCTTTCGAGTATTCTAGGGATGAAGTTAATGGTTGTACTCTACAGCAAGCAGTTGAGGCAGATGAAGATGCTGCTTCTCATGATATAGAGAAGAGTGGCTTGGCAAGATCACACGGGAGTGGCGATTCGCAGATATGGACTTGTGGGCCAAATGGCGAGGTACCGGCTGTTGATTCCCTTACAGGGTTGTGTAGGAAAAGGGCTGCCAGCACAAATGAAGAGACAAATGATTGTGACAGCACTTTGATAAACGGATCGCCGCTCCGAGTGGCAAATGGTTCATGTTTCTTGGATGAAAACTTCGAGTATTGTGTAAAGATAATTCGGTGGCTAGAATGTGAAGGTTACATTAAACAGGAATTTAGATTGAAACTTCTAACATGGTTTAGCTTGAGATCAACCGAGCAAGAACGTAGAGTAGTCAACACCTTTATCCAAACACTGATTGATGAACCTAGTAGCTTGGCTGGACAGTTAGTTGACTCCTTTTCTGATATCATATCTTGCAAGAAGCCACGAAATGGGTTCTGCA GCATATATTCTTGA
- the LOC101218565 gene encoding VIN3-like protein 1 isoform X1 has translation MSELSKTSSRMIKKQEMKKTSSSLNSRSASRKQHRKIENPIRMPAASEQCLHSGISSTWVCKNSACRAVLSVDDTFCRRCSCCICHLFDDNKDPSLWLVCSTESEQGDSCGLSCHIECALQRGKVGVVDLGQLMQLDGSYSCASCGKVSGILECWKKHLVVARDARRVDILCYRIYLSYRLLEGTSRFKELHEVIQEAKAKLETEVGPVNGISAKMARGIVCRLAVAGDVQKLCSLAIEKADQWLATVSNPNLKCREDSLPAACKFLFEDIKSSSIVITLVEILNALSNETKGYKLWYSKSREEEYTKEPICVFPRTQRRILISNLQPCTEYTFRIVSYTENGDIGHSEAKCFTKSVEIIHNSHSPAPSIHRKESPVIEESCIRKKGPDNTFIVCSSSRFQVRDLGKILQLARDQGEGCLERLCSANIANGCGVQNGVKPETPEEEQLPPVSPGLDLNVVSVPDLNEELTPPFEYSRDEVNGCTLQQAVEADEDAASHDIEKSGLARSHGSGDSQIWTCGPNGEVPAVDSLTGLCRKRAASTNEETNDCDSTLINGSPLRVANGSCFLDENFEYCVKIIRWLECEGYIKQEFRLKLLTWFSLRSTEQERRVVNTFIQTLIDEPSSLAGQLVDSFSDIISCKKPRNGFCSKLWH, from the exons ATGTCTGAACTTTCAAAGACAAGCAGTAGAATGATTAAGAAacaagagatgaagaaaactTCGTCCAGTTTAAATAGTCGGTCTGCTAGTAGAAAGCAACACAGGAAGATAGAAAATCCAATTCGCATGCCTGCAGCTTCTGAGCAATGTCTACATTCTGGAATTTCAAGTACATGGGTATGCAAAAATTCTGCTTGTAGAGCTGTTTTGTCAGTAGATGATACATTTTGTAGGAGATGCTCTTGCTGTATCTGCCACTTATTTGATGACAACAAGGACCCTAGTCTCTGGCTGGTTTGCTCTACGGAATCGGAACAGGGTGATTCCTGTGGATTATCATGCCATATTGAGTGTGCCCTGCAGCGTGGAAAGGTAGGGGTTGTTGATCTTGGGCAACTAATGCAGCTAGATGGTAGTTACAGCTGTGCTTCTTGTGGAAAAGTTTCTGGGATACTAGA ATGTTGGAAGAAGCATCTAGTTGTGGCAAGAGATGCGCGCCGTGTTGATATTCTCTGTTATAGGATTTATTTAAGTTACAGGCTCCTTGAAGGGACTTCAAGGTTTAAGGAACTGCACGAAGTTATTCAAGAGGCAAAAGCCAAGCTAGAAACTGAAGTAGGTCCAGTAAATGGGATTTCCGCCAAGATGGCTCGTGGTATTGTCTGTAGGCTTGCTGTTGCTGGTGATGTGCAGAAGCTTTGCTCCCTGGCAATTGAAAAAGCAGATCAATGGCTGGCTACAGTATCCAATCCAAATCTGAAGTGCAGAG AAGATTCACTTCCGGCTGCTTGCAAGTTTCTTTTTGAAGACATTAAATCTTCTTCTATTGTGATAACattagttgaaattttgaatgcCTTATCTAATGAGACTAAAGGGTATAAGCTTTGGTATAGTAAGAGCAGAGAAGAAGAATACACAAAAGAACCTATATGTGTCTTTCCTAGAACTCAGAGAAGGATTTTGATATCCAATTTACAACCGTGCACTGAATACACATTCAGAATTGTTTCATATACAGAGAATGGTGACATTGGTCACTCCGAGGCCAAGTGTTTTACAAAGAGTGTGGAAATAATTCACAACTCCCATTCTCCTGCCCCTTCAATTCACAGGAAAGAAAGTCCTGTTATTGAAGAAAGCTGTATCAGGAAGAAGGGTCCAGATAATACATTCATTGTCTGTTCATCTTCAAGATTTCAAGTTCGAGATCTTGGAAAGATTCTGCAACTTGCTAGGGATCAAGGAGAAGGATGTCTTGAGAGGCTTTGTAGTGCTAATATAGCAAATGGTTGTGGAGTGCAGAACGGGGTGAAACCTGAAACTCCGGAAGAGGAGCAGCTACCTCCTGTTTCTCCTGGACTTGATTTAAATGTGGTTTCTGTACCTGATCTGAATGAAGAACTAACTCCTCCTTTCGAGTATTCTAGGGATGAAGTTAATGGTTGTACTCTACAGCAAGCAGTTGAGGCAGATGAAGATGCTGCTTCTCATGATATAGAGAAGAGTGGCTTGGCAAGATCACACGGGAGTGGCGATTCGCAGATATGGACTTGTGGGCCAAATGGCGAGGTACCGGCTGTTGATTCCCTTACAGGGTTGTGTAGGAAAAGGGCTGCCAGCACAAATGAAGAGACAAATGATTGTGACAGCACTTTGATAAACGGATCGCCGCTCCGAGTGGCAAATGGTTCATGTTTCTTGGATGAAAACTTCGAGTATTGTGTAAAGATAATTCGGTGGCTAGAATGTGAAGGTTACATTAAACAGGAATTTAGATTGAAACTTCTAACATGGTTTAGCTTGAGATCAACCGAGCAAGAACGTAGAGTAGTCAACACCTTTATCCAAACACTGATTGATGAACCTAGTAGCTTGGCTGGACAGTTAGTTGACTCCTTTTCTGATATCATATCTTGCAAGAAGCCACGAAATGGGTTCTGCAGTAAGCTTTGGCATTAG